A window of Phragmites australis chromosome 2, lpPhrAust1.1, whole genome shotgun sequence genomic DNA:
TGCTGGTGGGGTTGCCATTGGTCGCAGCGCTCGGATCGTCAAGGAAGAGGTCCTCGGGCATGCGGAAGGCGCCGTGCGCGGCGACGATAGCGCCGCCGACCAGCAGGCCGGAGATGATGAGCGAGGCCACGGAcgtgaggaagaaggcgagcaaCGATGCGACGACGAGGCCGAGCAGCATCTCGCGGTCGGTGAATGTGCGGCCGAAGAGCACGACGGGCTGGTCGGAGGCGCGGAAGACGTAGAGGAAGCACCAGGCGCCGAGGATGctgaggaggacgaggagggagaaggggtgGGCCAGGAGCGAGGCCGCGAGGGAGAAGACGACCACGGCGGCGTAGTTGACGCGGAAGTAGCCGACGTTGCGGCGCAGCCGCGAGGTGGCCTCGGAAAGGGAGTCCGGCCGCGAGAAGGCCGACCGGTCGAGCAGCTCGAACCACGGCCGGCGGTCCGCGAGTGAGCGCCGCGCCGTGTCTGAGAGCCGGCTCACGAAGAGGCGGAAGGCCGGCGTGGCGAGCGTCGCGTCGGAGAGGCCGGTGCCGGAGGACGGCGCGgaaccgccgccggccgccgggtTGGTGACGGGGAGCAACGGCGCAGGCGTCGGTGCGGAGGCCATGGCGCTTGTTCTGCGGAATCGATTTGGGATGTGCTCGATTACGGGGTGGCGCTTTCCTTTATGCTTCCGCGTATTGGTGGTTCCATGCCCGCCTGCACTACATAGTGGATACGGGGCCAACTcggggcccacatgtcatgcTCGTCCTCCGGTTCTTCGTCTCGTGTTTAGAACATGGCTTTGTCACGGTATCACGTAAAATGGTCTGTCAATCTCCTTTACCTGTGGGCCTATACCTAACGAAGGGAACTATTTTACGGCCACACGCCACGTGTCGCTCTTTCTCATCCCGTCTTTCTCTTTCGTCCTCTTCAGATCTTTCACGAGATGAGAATGTGTTtgattgaaaaataaaatatatggggtagaattatttttgttttttaataagATGTTTTTTATTATTTGTTTAGATAGATGAAACaagttaattttttgttttattagtgggattagagtggatagtatgggttaattttttatttggttagaTGAATAGTTTGGACTTTATTAGTTATGATAATCTTTTGATGAACTTATCTATTAATCCTGAAAGCAACTATATAAATTGATTTTCAAATGATATTAGTATATAATTATTATCtctaaattatattttattccaCAGTCTTAGATTCACATCTCATGTTTTGTTGATGATTCAATAGATGACTTGCGAAGAAGTTTTCAGCCTCCTATGCATTTGTTGTGCACTTCAAAAGATGGTAGTTGTCCTGAGCACAGAGCCTCTTTCACCATAAGAGatagctaaaaaaaaaaaagaaatacagtACACAACTACACTAGATAATAAAATTAACTTGGTTACTTTATCGAAGTACGGATGAGGGAAAAAGCTATACATACATAAATAttggaaaaaaggaaaaagaaaaataatgacCATAATCAGTTTCTAGCCTCTTTTCAGCACAGGAGTTGTGCCAAGTCAGATGTCTACTTCATAAACAATTGTTCTTACTGCAAGTTGCAAATACAACATAGAGTTCCAAATACAATTATCTTAACCAATCGAATCGGAATATGTATACATTTAGAAGAGAGAGTAAGCAACAACAATTAGAATTTTCAAGTTACAGGTGTTGATCCCAACCATATCTATTTAGATCTTCTCACAGAGAAAATTATCGCAGCTTAAGTACCAATAACTTTTACATATACTACTAATTCCCAAGAAATAACACAAATTAACTAAACACAAACTTGTCTCCATTGCAAACACCATCACAATACACCATATTGTGAGTTCCCCCTTCTCTGACTCCCACGTCACTCTTCCTTCCAAGATATACCTCTCTATTGCTACTATCTGCTTCTCTCTTGGTCAAAATTAGCCAACTTGAGTCATGAgtataaata
This region includes:
- the LOC133909049 gene encoding PRA1 family protein B2-like, whose protein sequence is MASAPTPAPLLPVTNPAAGGGSAPSSGTGLSDATLATPAFRLFVSRLSDTARRSLADRRPWFELLDRSAFSRPDSLSEATSRLRRNVGYFRVNYAAVVVFSLAASLLAHPFSLLVLLSILGAWCFLYVFRASDQPVVLFGRTFTDREMLLGLVVASLLAFFLTSVASLIISGLLVGGAIVAAHGAFRMPEDLFLDDPSAATNGNPTSRLLSFLASPGSGV